The nucleotide window AAGCTCTTCTTGAGTGCAAAAACAAGGGGTGATTTATAAAAGCTGGACAAGGATAAACTAGAAGAAGAGAATTGGTGTCTGAAATTTTACAATACTGTTTGGATTTTTGGAAAAATGGGTCAGTCTTTTACACATTTGTGTTACATTGGAAGTAAAACCATATTTCATCTTGAACTGTgatatgcaaatatgcaaatgtgAAAGGCAATGCAATAAGGTTTATCCCATTTTTCACAATATGTTCacttctaaaataaatgtaatacatctTTCCAAAGTTAACTATTCTCTATTTTCAGTAGTAacaagttttgtttgtttgctaaTTTGATTTGACAGATTTCTACAGTGAAACATTTGAAGCTGTAGATGTTACAAGCATATATCATTATCAGGTATGGGACAGCAAAAATGGGAACCCGGCGATATCTGAGATGCTGGCAGATCTGGAGGTAGGAGACCTATTAtaatctatttcattttttttatataaactggaatctgtaaataatatttgtcattttagttGCTAGATTTTAGAGGCAAAATCTTTCCATGATCAATAAAAGCCCCACAGCCAACTGCAACCTTATAGTTCAGGTCTTCATTTTGCTCGTTacctcaatatatttttttgaaacaaCAGCTTTCTAGATCTTCATCCAAGGGTCCCATTTCTATGATGACTTAATCAGATATAAGTATAAAGATATTTACTGTAGATTTTGACAATTTACAACTTAAAGCCCGAGagccatgaccagggtagcttggaccATCTATCCCAACTTATCCCCCCACAACCCCcaccctgcttaccaaccattccCCAACCATTAATGACACATACACCAATATGCAcataaattggctggcaagcagacgTTTATTAAACCATAAATGATCAAATAAACCATTCATtaacttacaaataaaaaatccataataaaataaataccaaacaaataacaaactttaaacagTTAAATTCCAGCaaatttgtcataaaaaaattaaccccaaaaaatgtaaccTACTAACTAATGAGCAAATTTCCACCATTTACTAAAACATACCCATGCACAACAATAACCCTCAATATTATAAACTCCAACTTCCAGATATAAACCCAACCAACCAGGCTGCACTCAACAGGAGGTTAACCCTTCCAGCAACTCCACCTTAGGCCCCTAGCCACCTAGCTCCACCTTAGGAGCCATGAACATCCTTTCATCATAAAGTGgggggaccccaccaaagagggTCCCCCCAGCCAAAATCCACCTCATAACATGAACTGGAtctttgccttccaagaccccaactgccaaCTCACTATTCCCCTCACTACTCATAACTAAACCAAAAAAGGGGGTGtttgggcgggaaactttttctttctaaaagagggcctcccacttccgttTCCCCTCTTTTAAGCCCATCTAAGAATGATCTCCATTACATTTGttggatcccccccccccaaaaaaaaaaaacaaaaaacatgcagttaggttatttggcttccctcaatatcgaccttagactgtggtaatggcatatgactatggtagggacattagattgtgagcccctttgagggacagttagtgacacgactatggactttgtacagcactgcgtaatatgttggtgcaatataaatactgtataatattaactTGAACCTAAATTATTTGTAGTTCTCATAAGAAATATGTCATCCTCCGGAGAAAGTCACATTCCTAACAAACTCATCTATGAACCAAGTCACTTGTTTTGTCTACTTTAAAATGCTTGGCTTATTGGAAGATGATATAGCAGTGACATCTTaatttttgatgcatttttttactgATATAAACATTGAAGCCTGCATTtgttgtaaattaatttattttattccttttttaatgcaagctgacATTACTGGCTTTTCTAGATCAGCATTGTGATTTGTATAGAAAGAAGTGTTCTGTAACATTGTACACTTAGTGACAAACAATGACATAAATGTCAGGAATGCATTCATCCTCACCTTCCTGTGTCATCTCCTACCTCCAGACCTCTCCTGATTATTCCATTGTTGTGCTTCCAATATCCTGTACTGCGACTGGAATATAGTTCAGCAAGAATGAGTGGAAGCAAATAGCAATTTTATTAAAGGTGAGAGGTCACTTTATAcctaattattacaaaaaatacgCTGCTACTCCTACAGTCCCTGAATACCTAcagtatattttatctttttgcttttttgctgtttttcattATGTTGAAAGGAATTTTGCAAGCTATTACTTGCCTCTCCCATAACTGtttcctaatatttatattattttttacagccaCAGCTGTGTGCAGAATATTGTACCTAGCAGTCATTGTCAGTTTTATTACTTGTTCACTCAATGGAAGTTGTTATCTATTTGCAAAGATCTGACACACCCATGCTGAGCCAGAGGTAAAATTGTCCAATCAGGAGGAAGTATGAGTTTTGGTCAAAGTTTAGCTTTGACCTAACAGGGAGAGTTTCTGTAAACTGACCCCAGCAGAGCAAAGTAAAGGTTCTTCTCTATAGCACAGTAACAGGGTGAAGGCTTTCCTACTTAGACCATGGCtgctttccaaagaaaacaaaatttccatacattttgtgtttttagcatcttaaatgtatttagctgatgtAAAATTTATGTTTTGAAGAATAGCAGCTTCAACTGCAAAAGCTTCAGCTTACTTtgatcatgtttttttcattgtgtttattttagaaaaagaacATGTTCCCATTTTTCCACCTGAAAGATCAAGGACTGTCATCTGGCGATGTAGACATTGATGCATGGCCTTTGCGGCACTTCGTTGCAGAAGACTTTGAGCTGTTTTGTGCCCAATCATTTTCTGCCAGTTTTGGATTATACGGTGTGTCTATAGgagatataaaatgatatatatatatatatatatatatatataaacagggctttcctgctccctcgtgtgcaggatgcATGCTGGAGgggtagtttgcatgacttgaacaagaaatcttttgctaaacacagctaggactgagcttttctgcaacatcttgtaactctttaatgaccaagacaaagagcagttgtttctttttgcatatcaaagcacagcctgctccagaagttaatgaatgtctaggctccataaaggtatttttttttttttttgctatgtttgtgattagctcacagtgagaatttcatacagtaactgacaccatgctgccttataaaatgttgagacaaatatctgtcctaattgcatttattaaaatattgtacctgttccaacttaaagacaaacctacagtccctatctcgtatgtaactcagggactacctgtatacatatttatagatATTCTGAATTTATTAGTGTTAGcatatatcaaattattttatttaattaggatTAATAGGTATTCGTTTAGGTCAGTGCAACAAACTCATTTAACTCTTATTGAAacagtttaaaatacattttaatagagATGGTATACTGATCTGATTGTACAGGAATGATCCCTAGATTCCTCATGACCATTCTGTAATTCCTTTAACTCTACATTCCTCCAGaaaagtactttaaaaagtacttaaaagccaaaatgttatatattatctAAAAGCAGAGAACCTGTAGAATAAAATGATGATAGCAGCAAATCTTTAGATTGCACAATAttcaaacaattgttttttttcttgcttttccacaCTGGGTGCTAGGTCTCATGTTCATGTGGGTTTCACCCATACTTCAAAAACTTGCAGATGTGCTAAAGTGTTACTGTTACATTGTAGAAATTAAACAGGACAACCAAAGTGCAGCTGGCTACTTGGTGTAATATGGATAAAAAGGAATGATAATCAaggataaaactaataaaatccttttattgAACTTTTCTTTGCCTGCAGGTGAAAGTGTTGGGTGCCTTCTAGTAGTAATGAGAAGTAATGGAGCTCTGATTAGTGTTCGTTCGCAGATGGAATGTCTTGTGCTTGGAAAATGGTCCACGCCAGCAGCTACTGGAGCACGTGTGGTAGCAACAGTTCTCAATAATCCAACTCTGCATGAAGAATGGTGAGATAGCATAATGCCTTAAGACCGTGCTGATGTTTTCTAACATGTTTTTCTTGACAAGGGTAGTGCGGATCCCTTGCCCAGCTCCACTCCCTCTCCCCCCCCATTTATATTTTACCATCATTAAACCAGTTGCTTTTCCCCCCACCCCTCCACTCCGCTTGCCAACCTTTCTTACATAAAACACCACACtcctttttggacttaaaattggctggcaagcagccgtttatttaacaaccAATTAACATAAAGTTGCATAAACAACCCTAAATTAAATAACTTTCGACAAACATAAGCTTAATGAACCTTAAATAACATGAATAACAAAACATACCATGAATATTACCACATTACCctgaaacatgaataaatataaataacagtgTAATAACTCTAACTCTAAACTTTAATTCCATTATTAACCCCTTAACATTCAAATTAACCACCTCTTGTTACTTTTCCTATTATttaccaggctgcaggtcctgaaaggtaaagcccgcccagttgcaatatttgcaacccaccataaccaccgctaaggcccctaggcccaccttgCCTCAGGGGCCCCCCCTCCAAcatcttaaaggggcactccatcacccgggatgccccttcaccaccaacttaccaggggcacttaccttccccccgacCCCAACCGCCCACTAAACTTAAACttcagggagggagggtgggaattttcttcttgtaaaaactgtgacgacCTCCGACACAGCCCCCTTTTATCTATATAATATCTCTACCCCTTTTAATATTCATCCTCTCATTTTCTTCTCCTCCCCCCTGCATCTTTCAAATTCTCCCAATCCTCCaatttcactgctaactcctgccCCCCCTTGCTCTTttccctgggcagccccttacacccctgtcatgaggccctgctcTTAATGCTGTGGGCCTCTCTTTATGAATAGGGAAACATATATCAGATGCTACCATGCTTCATGCTGCAAAATTCATGATTTCCATCCTACCCCAGCTCTTAGAAGCATTTTGCTTATGTGAAGGTCAGGATATAGTGCAGGGATGTGGAACTACCTGGAAAACTTAATGTTGCATTGATACAAGGGGTGGTTTAGTGCTAGGGGTGAGCTTTTCACGCTAAAGTATTTGCATATTCTGAACAAGCGGTAAAGTTCTGGGTTCtgaaatgcaataataaatgaCTCAATGGTGtgataaaacataaatatgtgttAGAATTGCTTACCCCTTCTTTCTTTTATATGAGGAAAGAGAACCTCAAAATGGCAGCAAAACGTCTTATGGTTATCagagagaaaatgagagaaaaactCCGACTTCTGGAGACATTGAGATCTTGGAATCAAATCACCGAGCAATCCGGCCTCTTCACCTACCTTGGATTAACTAGTAAGTGACATTATAAAGTGTGCAAATTTTCTCCTGGGTTTATTGTGGAActgttttttaattgattttttttaatttcctgacAGAGGACCAAGTGGATTTTCTGGCTAAGagaaatcatatttatttacctaaaagtGGACAAATAAACATCTCAAGCCTAAATGtgaataatatacattatattgcaCAGTGTATAAGTGATGTGACTCTGAATGACAAAAGATGATGCATTTGAAAATAATACTACTAGCATAATAGTTTGATAGtttttttattggattatttaaaattaatggtagagattttttttaacaaaatagtcCTTTGTCAGATTTATATAATATGATTGTAGTGTATCTCTTACAGCTGGTggagatacattgggcctgattttttaaagttctccaaggctggataggatacactttcattagtgaagatgggtgatccaacaaacctggaatggatttcctaaaagtcatttgctatgtgttagcaaatgttttcaatcctggaacagatgtgttccaggtttgctggatcactcaggttcactgataaatgtgtatcctctgcagccttggatggatttattaaataaggcccactgATTGGGGGCACAGCTTCCGCTCCTCTTTCAGATGGCTGAACCCCCTGTCTCAGTCCAGTAGCGCAGCATGTAAATATCTTCAGGAATGGAGGTAATAATTTATTCATTATCATTTACCAGAAAATAGGATATAATCATTTTCCATGAGATGTGGGTGGAGTGGCTAGAAATAGCCATTGTTGGATGGAGTAATCAGCCTGGGTGCAGCATCCCAGAAGCATTTCGTACAAACCCTGATCACCACCCGAcagcaatacagaaaaaatacatgcctggaaacccccaccccccaaaaaaagtacattttaagtgctatttttaaattatattaagaTTAATAAAGTTAAGATAAATGAGATTGAGAAGTTTGGAGGATAGGTAATTTTCAACTACTTTCACTATTTTACTCCATggcctattatatatatttacaaaagtaaaaatccaTAAATTTTAAATAACCTATAAGAGAAAATGTTGTAGAACATTTCCATGTATGTGTAATTTAAGGTATTTTGGTAAAGAATGAGGTTATTTAAAATTAAGGAATGTATAATATTGTGACAACATCAACATTTCAGAAAGTGAATGTCCCCATTTTTGAATattgttcctgaagaagcagagaactgtctgtgaaacgcgttaagtAGAAAGTATGGGGAACTTGTTGGCATTAACCACACTGTAATATTGTGTTTTGATAAAATGCAGTTTTGTTGTATGTATTGATTGATGGTTATAGTTTTTaatgttctaaataaaataaaattgggtAATTTTACTGAAATAACTGTCCAAAAGTATCTTATTTTTCAGGAGAAGcaattttactatatttacatgTGATGTTGGCTTTGATTTCGCCATTAAGATCCAAATTCTCCTTATACTAGTAAATTATCCAAGGAAAACCTTCTACTACTGATGACCTACCATGATAAACTGTTTTAAAGCCATTTTGACATTTCTATTTCTAAAGCTGTACACTACGGGGTTCAACATGGGGATAACATACACGTAGAGCGTGGTTAATATTTTGCCTCGTCCCAGTGAAAGTGCTGATGTTGGTTTCATGTACAGGACAAACACCGTAATATAGAAAAAGCTCACAGTGGTAAGATGAGACGCACAAGTAGAGAATGTCTTGTATATTCCCTTTGACGTCTTGATCATCATTATTGTGGatacaatattaatataagaTATCAAAGTTAGCAAAAATGACGTCATTACTAGCAACACCCCTTGAATAAGTATAACAGTTCGTATGAGCATTGTATTGCTGCACGCCAGGTTTATAAGGGCGGTGATGTCACAAAAGAAGTGGTTGATTGTGTTGGAGTTACAAAAATCCAGGGTGGTTGTAACAGTTGCAATCGGGATGGAGGCCACTAAGCCACCCAACCAGGAACCCATCGCCCCATACAAACACACCTGCTTGCTCATGATTAGAGTGTAATGTAAAGGTTTACATATAGCCACATAGCGATCAAAAGACATCACAGTCAGTAGGAAATATTCAGTGCTTCCAAAAGCAATGAAAAAGTAAAGCTGGATCATACATTCCACATATGAAATTCGTCCTCCTTGGGTGATGGAGATACCAATCAGCTTTGGGCAAGTAGTGGATGTGTAGAGGACATCAAGGGATGAGAGGTTACACAAGAAAAAGTACATGGGGCTGCTAAGTGAAGGACTCCAACTTATTAGAATGGTTAGAACCAAATTACCGGCTAATGTGAAAGTATAAACACAGAGAAAACACAACAGCAAGGGGATTTTCAAGTCTGGGTAGTCAGAAAACCCAATAATCAAAAATTCTGTTGTCttgcttttatttccataatCAATTTTCACTGGAGCCATGACGTTCCATATTTCCATCTAATaagataatttttacattttatttgttacttcTAGAAATGGGCTTATATGATAaggcaaaaagtaaaattaaagataCACTGCTGCTGTGCCTATTCCAAATCTGTTGATAATTCCCCcttcccaaaaatatatatttactgatcCATGTTCCATGCTGCTGTAGTCCACTGGGTATGTGTTAGTATTAGATGGTGTGGGATTTTACCATAGTAATTCATATCACTGGCCCGCATCCTTCACCAATGACATGTTCTGGTCCTGTTTATTAGCTGTTCAGGTCCAAGTATGGGTTGAagtggaatggtcttcctcgtcctattcggcttgctcctactttctgcacctttaaaagaacactcaaaacccatcttttcaaacttgcctacccgccTGTCTCTTAAGCCCTCACTGcgtcccaccattctatatccaccccccctattgtgtgctgcttccccaacctcttagattgtaagctcttctggacaggatcCTCTCTCCtgggctgtgtcactgtctgtatctgtctgtcgtttgtaacccctatttaatgtacagcgctatttaaaatgttggcgctatatatcctgtttaatattactaAAGTGACAGTATCTCATTAAAAGACCAACCCCAACCAAACTGTATCTTGACCCAAGTACCCGGAGTTTCGTCTTTCACCTTCACCCCCTCTACCCTGTCCCCCCCATCAATTAAACACTGACACAGTAAGAGTGGTTAAATGGTTGATATTGGTCGTTTATTAACaacaacattttctaaaaacctTACCATAACACTTATATTATAGATCCAAACAACAGTGCAACATTACTACCTCAACAGGCTGCAGATCCTTGAAGGCCCAAAACAGATCCACTCCACCTGAGTCTGCCGTCCCGGCACCTTGTTCCAAGCCACAAGACTCAAGCAACATATCTTGATGGGCTCCCGTTTTGTCACCTTTTCATACCGCTAATTACCACCTCTGAAGACCTCAGCTACAACACTTTCCTCCCCTCCAAAATGTTATCATTCCTAGGGAAGGTGTGAGGGAAGCTTGCTTTCTGGTGTCTTTCAACTAATCTATCCTGCCCTTCATTTTTAACCCCTTCCTTCATCTCCCACCTAAACTTTTTACCATTCCCTGACTTGCTTCCCCATCACCCCACTTTGAAACTTATCCTCTCCACTCCCCCTCGCCCTTTGTCATGTCTCTCCTCCACCCACTCCCTCCAGTCACTCGGCTGTGGTCAGTACTTTATAGAAGTGTTAGAACTATTGTTAGATCTTCAAAGGTTTTCCCTTTACATTCTGTCCTGAAGAAGAGCAAGACAAACAACATTATAGATGCTCTTTGAGTCTTAAAGGAAACATATAATGAGAGAACATATATTCTACTCTTGCTGAcctcttttactttaaaaaatatgtttgtctgacttttatgtaaataaagtacCAGTATGTTAATAAGTAAATCTGAATTTATAGGCAAGATGTCTTTTTTCGATTAATGACTTAAAGTATTAATACAAATGACAGCCATAAGTGACTATTTGGTTGGCCATTGCAGATTACATATGTTCCATATTACTAATACTATGTTCCATGTAATCATAATAGACCAATTTGGAAAACTTGTCTAGGAACAATTTTATGTTTGTCCATGTAGCTCTGTGATTTTCTCAGCCCTGGCAGCCTGGAGACTCAACTTTTCTCTGCTGAAATTAGGAAATACAGAAAGGTCACATCCTTCCCCCAGTCTGCGATAGAAGAGTAGCAGAATAATCAACTCACCCGGTTGTTCTCTTCTTCTGTTAGTATGTTTCTTGTCATGGTATTAGCATGTGGATGACTGTATGAGCTCCTGGTATTTCCCTTCctcctattaatattaataataataatagacagtatttatatagcaccaacataatatgcagtgctgtacattaaatactactGTACCAGGTTTTAAAAGCATGTTAGGTACTTGTAGcagttgcaaataaaaatatattaaccaTATAATAAATAGACAACTACAATAATTGGTAATGTTTGTATATCTGCCAGGAGTTCACCTTTAAATcttcaatatttattttccatctcCATTAAAATTCTGTATGTTTACGTATATTTCAAAGTTTTGTATATCTTGACACTTACGAATAAAAATTATGGAATTTTTTTCACACATGTATAGGTAAAAACAAATTCTGGTTTCAGTAagacaataaacaat belongs to Pyxicephalus adspersus chromosome 2, UCB_Pads_2.0, whole genome shotgun sequence and includes:
- the LOC140322343 gene encoding putative aspartate aminotransferase, cytoplasmic 2 → MTSLSVFIDVPKASKLKDEEQEEAFLKDRDRGKIFLGQKVFLSDNGLPWVPLPVKKVFLQILNDPTRNYEDMPTGGTPEFLRGVTELALGINSKAILENRAGGIQTAGSTGAFRVGIEFLSQWYSLNPKMSVCIPHPDCDFYSETFEAVDVTSIYHYQVWDSKNGNPAISEMLADLETSPDYSIVKKNMFPFFHLKDQGLSSGDVDIDAWPLRHFVAEDFELFCAQSFSASFGLYGESVGCLLVVMRSNGALISVRSQMECLVLGKWSTPAATGARVVATVLNNPTLHEEWKENLKMAAKRLMVIREKMREKLRLLETLRSWNQITEQSGLFTYLGLTKDQVDFLAKRNHIYLPKSGQINISSLNVNNIHYIAQCISDVTLNDKR